From a region of the Sphaerodactylus townsendi isolate TG3544 linkage group LG09, MPM_Stown_v2.3, whole genome shotgun sequence genome:
- the LOC125439406 gene encoding basic proline-rich protein-like codes for PPPPPPPPPPPPPPPPPPPPPPPPPPPPPPPPPPPPPPHPPPPPPPPPPPPPPPPPPPPPPPPPPPPPPPPPPTPPPPHPPPPPPPPPPTPPPPHPPPPPPPPPPTPPPPHPPPPPPPPPPTPPPPHPPPPPPPPPPTPPPPHPPPPPPPPPPTPPPPHPPPPPPPPPPTPPPPHPPPPPPPPPPTPPPPHPPPPPPPPPPTPPPPHPPPPPPPPPPTPPPPHPPPPPPPPPPTPPPPHPPPPPPPPPPTPPPPHPPPPPPPPPPTPPPPHPPPPPPPPPPTPPPPHPPPPPPPPPPTPPPPHPPPPPPPPPPTPPPPHPPPPPPPPPPTPPPPHPPPPPPPPPPTPPPPHPPPPPPPPPPTPPPPHPPPPPPPPPPTPPPPHPPPPPPPVRRFATRGAAAWQQRCPRTAPTSSETGVSRVREARFSPKRPAAPSCRLAVIAAASKRLPPTFPPCTYACLLGLRYSRGLGTCPPALRRWSRAGMSSGPPAYMLEGYLAIK; via the exons ccccccccccccccccccccccccccccccccccccccccccccaccccccccccccccccccccccccccccccccccccccccccccccccccccccccccccccccccccccacccccccccacccccccccccccccccccccccccccccccccccccccccccccccccccccccccccccc cccccccccccccccacccccccccccccccacccccccccccccccacccccccccccccccacccccccccccccccacccccccccccccccacccccccccccccccacccccccccccccccacccccccccccccccacccccccccccccccacccccccccccccccacccccccccccccccacccccccccccccccacccccccccccccccacccccccccccccccacccccccccccccccacccccccccccccccacccccccccccccccacccccccccccccccacccccccccccccccacccccccccccccccacccccccccccccccacccccccccccccccacccccccccccccccacccccccccccccccacccccccccccccccacccccccccccccccacccccccccccccccacccccccccccccccacccccccccccccccacccccccccccccccacccccccccccccccacccccccccccccccacccccccccccccccacccccccccccccccacccccccccccccccacccccccccccccccacccccccccccccccacccccccccccccccacccccccccccccccacccccccccccccccacccccccccccccccacccccccccccccccacccccccccccccccacccccccccccccccacccccccccccccccacccccccccccccccacccccccccccccccacccccccccccccccacccccccccccccccacccccccccccccccacccccccccccccccacccccccccccccccacccccccccccccccacccccccccccccccacccccccccccccccacccccccccccccccacccccccccccccccacccccccccccccccacccccccccccccccacccccccccccccccacccccc gtgcGCCGATTCGCCACCAGAGGTGCAGCTGCATGGCAACAGCGCTGCCCTCGCACCGCTCCGACCAGTAGCGAaaccggcgtttccagagtgcgtgAGGCGCGCTTTTCACCCAAGCGCCCGGCGGCGCCCAGCTGCCGTCTCGCAGTAATAGCGGCGGCTTCgaagcgcctcccccccactttccctccctgcacttacgcTTGTCTCCTGGGCCTCCGGTAttcgcgaggcctggggacatgcccccctgccctgcggcgCTGGAGCAGAGCGGGCATGTCGTCAGGCCCGCCGGCGTACATGCTGGAAGGCTATCTGGCGATTAAATGA